A genome region from Leifsonia sp. Root112D2 includes the following:
- a CDS encoding Nif3-like dinuclear metal center hexameric protein codes for MPFTLADVNAVIERLWPLSGAEDWDAPGVLSGDFTAEIGSILLAVDAVAETVDEAIDSGHGLLLSHHPLLLRGVKTVAENRYKGALLARLIRADCALIAAHTNADVVAEGTSAVLADRLGLLQTQPIVPSAASDASPGTGIGRVGILTEPTTLGRLARSLAEILPATASGVRVAGDFDAPIKTVSLCGGAGDAYLAEPAVTASDVYITADLRHHPASEAREQARLGGGPALIDVSHWASEWLWLDTAARQLREALPGIRVEVSELRTDPWDFAVVQ; via the coding sequence GTGCCTTTCACTCTCGCCGATGTCAATGCCGTGATCGAACGGCTCTGGCCACTTTCGGGCGCCGAAGACTGGGACGCGCCGGGGGTACTTTCAGGAGATTTCACGGCTGAGATCGGCTCGATCCTGCTTGCCGTCGACGCGGTTGCGGAGACCGTCGACGAGGCCATCGACTCCGGTCACGGGCTGCTGCTGAGCCACCACCCGTTGCTGCTGCGCGGCGTCAAGACCGTGGCCGAAAACCGCTACAAGGGAGCGCTGCTGGCCAGACTCATCCGCGCCGACTGCGCCTTGATCGCCGCCCACACGAACGCGGACGTTGTCGCCGAGGGAACATCCGCCGTGCTCGCAGACAGGCTGGGCCTGCTGCAGACGCAGCCGATAGTCCCGTCCGCGGCGTCAGACGCCTCACCGGGTACCGGCATCGGTCGGGTCGGTATTCTCACCGAGCCCACGACGCTGGGCCGTCTTGCCCGCAGCCTTGCGGAGATCTTGCCGGCGACGGCATCCGGGGTGCGGGTCGCGGGCGACTTCGACGCGCCCATCAAAACCGTCTCACTGTGCGGTGGGGCCGGTGACGCGTATCTCGCTGAGCCTGCTGTGACCGCATCGGATGTCTACATCACGGCCGATCTGCGCCACCACCCCGCATCGGAGGCCAGGGAACAGGCGCGACTCGGTGGCGGGCCCGCTCTGATCGACGTGTCCCACTGGGCGAGCGAATGGTTGTGGCTCGACACCGCCGCCCGGCAACTGCGTGAGGCGTTGCCCGGCATCCGTGTCGAGGTGAGCGAGCTGCGCACCGACCCCTGGGATTTCGCCGTCGTACAGTAG
- a CDS encoding LysM domain-containing protein has translation MNTSLRRRIAAIGIAVAFTATLAGCFPVATKAAAHVKHGHTAEATPSASSTPTPLPTAPTAAPDPAASRAATPEPVSAPAPAPTLTPVPHGTVVAQADVASPKGSIHFHYRIVANGDNTYSAQYSGFTSTIPVPVSVTLLDVAPRVGDGLTYHGVGDHRLGGPTAAAAPASSALLGDTSQPSYLGTLVTYSSAASADGVPLELGPNKVLAVNSVHWSIPVRTSNVRPVDAGTRAYASGKVTAQTASGAPKRYLIAPGDVTSVVAQRFGISIADLIWLNANLQVFGDQQYLYKGTTLNLDPDSL, from the coding sequence ATGAACACGAGCCTGAGGCGACGCATCGCCGCTATCGGCATCGCCGTCGCTTTCACGGCCACGCTGGCCGGATGCTTCCCCGTCGCCACGAAAGCCGCCGCGCACGTGAAGCACGGCCATACCGCCGAGGCCACCCCATCCGCATCCTCAACCCCGACGCCGTTGCCGACAGCCCCGACCGCGGCCCCGGATCCGGCGGCCTCGCGTGCGGCAACCCCTGAGCCGGTCAGCGCACCGGCGCCCGCCCCGACGCTGACTCCCGTTCCGCACGGAACGGTCGTGGCACAGGCAGATGTGGCCTCCCCGAAGGGGAGCATCCATTTTCACTATCGCATTGTCGCGAACGGCGACAACACGTACTCCGCGCAGTACTCCGGCTTCACGTCAACGATTCCGGTGCCGGTCTCTGTCACCCTCCTCGATGTTGCGCCGCGTGTCGGCGATGGACTCACGTACCACGGAGTCGGTGACCATCGACTCGGCGGCCCGACCGCTGCCGCTGCACCGGCGTCATCGGCTTTGCTGGGCGACACCAGCCAGCCCTCCTACCTCGGTACTCTCGTGACCTACTCGTCGGCAGCCTCTGCTGACGGCGTTCCCTTGGAACTCGGACCGAACAAGGTTCTGGCCGTGAACAGCGTGCACTGGAGCATCCCGGTGCGTACATCCAATGTGCGCCCGGTCGACGCCGGCACGCGCGCCTATGCCTCGGGAAAGGTCACGGCGCAAACCGCCAGTGGCGCCCCGAAGCGTTACCTCATCGCCCCGGGCGACGTCACCTCCGTGGTCGCGCAGCGTTTCGGCATTTCGATCGCCGACCTCATCTGGCTGAACGCGAATCTTCAGGTATTCGGCGACCAGCAGTACCTGTACAAGGGCACGACACTGAATCTGGACCCTGACAGCCTCTGA
- a CDS encoding thymidylate synthase gives MTSTTPQIATPYEDLLREVLASGAAKSDRTGTGTRSVFGRQLRFDLAEGFPLITTKRVHFPSIAYELLWFLRGESNVGWLREHGVTIWDEWADAAGELGPVYGVQWRSWPTPNGDHIDQISQVIQTLRTDPDSRRMIVSAWNVADIPQMALAPCHALFQFYVADGRLSCQLYQRSADLFLGVPFNIASYALLTMMIAEQVGLKPGEFVWTGGDCHIYDNHVEQVTEQLSRQPYPAPTLRIANKREHVFDYEFEDFTLENYQHHPAIRGAVAV, from the coding sequence ATGACATCGACGACGCCGCAGATTGCCACGCCGTACGAGGACCTGCTGAGGGAGGTGCTCGCCTCCGGCGCGGCCAAGTCCGACCGCACTGGAACCGGCACGCGCAGTGTGTTCGGTCGCCAGCTGCGCTTCGACCTGGCCGAGGGCTTTCCCCTCATCACCACCAAGCGCGTGCATTTCCCATCCATCGCCTACGAGCTGCTCTGGTTTCTGCGCGGCGAGAGCAACGTCGGCTGGCTGCGCGAGCACGGCGTCACCATCTGGGACGAATGGGCGGATGCCGCTGGCGAGCTGGGCCCGGTCTACGGGGTGCAGTGGCGTTCCTGGCCGACGCCGAACGGCGATCACATCGACCAGATCTCGCAGGTGATCCAGACGCTGCGCACCGACCCCGACTCGCGGCGCATGATCGTTTCGGCCTGGAACGTCGCGGACATTCCGCAGATGGCCCTGGCGCCCTGTCACGCCCTGTTCCAGTTCTATGTCGCAGACGGACGACTCTCCTGCCAGCTGTACCAGCGCAGTGCCGACCTCTTTCTCGGTGTTCCCTTCAACATCGCCAGCTACGCGCTGCTGACGATGATGATCGCCGAACAGGTGGGACTGAAGCCGGGCGAGTTCGTCTGGACGGGCGGGGACTGCCACATCTATGACAACCACGTCGAACAGGTCACCGAGCAACTGAGCCGGCAGCCGTACCCCGCGCCGACACTGCGTATTGCGAACAAGCGTGAACACGTCTTCGACTACGAGTTCGAGGACTTCACTCTCGAGAACTACCAGCATCATCCCGCCATCCGCGGCGCGGTTGCGGTGTGA
- a CDS encoding dihydrofolate reductase, which yields MSGLIWAQTTNGVIGRDGGMPWHLPEDLAHFTQVTAGATVVMGRRTWDSLSPRFRPLPGRRNVVVSRQPGWQAQGAEAVASVEQALAVDDDNIWVIGGAQLYAATIALADRLEVTDIDLDVNGDTMAPVIGAEWAVTAAQPTNGWIESRTGLRYRFTSYVRA from the coding sequence GTGAGTGGCCTCATCTGGGCCCAGACGACCAACGGAGTCATTGGCCGAGACGGCGGCATGCCGTGGCACCTGCCCGAAGACCTGGCGCATTTCACACAGGTCACTGCCGGCGCCACGGTCGTGATGGGCCGCCGCACCTGGGACTCACTCTCGCCGCGCTTTCGGCCGCTGCCGGGACGGCGCAATGTCGTGGTGAGCCGCCAGCCGGGCTGGCAGGCGCAGGGTGCCGAGGCTGTGGCATCCGTCGAGCAGGCGCTCGCCGTCGATGACGACAACATCTGGGTGATCGGTGGCGCGCAGCTCTATGCGGCAACCATTGCTCTCGCCGATCGGCTCGAGGTGACAGACATCGACCTCGACGTCAATGGAGACACCATGGCGCCGGTTATCGGGGCCGAATGGGCGGTGACCGCGGCACAGCCGACGAACGGCTGGATAGAGTCGCGTACCGGCCTGCGCTACCGCTTCACGAGCTACGTGCGCGCCTGA
- a CDS encoding flagellar biosynthesis protein FlhA yields MKTRNLAKLAVPVGVVGIIMLLIMPVPAWLLDFLIIINILFALVILLTTMFVKKPLDFSVFPSLLLVATLFRLGLNVASTRLVLGEGYAGQVIAAFGHVAVGGSMIIGAVVFLILVVIQFVVVTKGAERVAEVGARFTLDAMPGKQMAIDADLNAGLITDTQARERRAGVAAEADFYGAMDGSSKFVKGDAIAGIIIIIINIVGGIAIGMVQRGMDIGDAINTYTLLTIGDGLVTQIPALLMAVSTGMIVTRSNVDTEMGSSASAQLTQSRMALTIAGCAAIVLALIPGMPMIPFILVGAFLIIAAQRMDKARRTKQAAEESAAAAGKGTSPSETTDDLIEAMRVHAVEIQLAPDLVDLVSGASEDLLGRVRALRRKIAMELGVVVPPVRTRDSVDLPPSTYVIRIAGVESGRGIAPGGKVLALGENLDALPGTATIEPVFGLNGKWVPNEMRAGAEMTGATVIDRVSVLVTHLSSIVTANAARLLTREDVRVLTEGVKQINPSAVDELVPGILSLAEVQRVLQGLLVEQIPINDLPRIYEALLLRAKVSTDPEGLIEAARTALGPALIAQYLDGALLRVIMIDPLLEQSLLEGMRPSETGTQIVMDPARIDAVLGSLRTAVAQVEAQGVTAVLVCAPALRPAIRRLVAGQTGGMPVLSYQEVTSAAVNIETVGVVRVAEIAAA; encoded by the coding sequence ATGAAGACACGAAATCTCGCGAAGCTCGCGGTGCCTGTCGGCGTCGTCGGCATCATCATGCTGCTCATCATGCCGGTGCCGGCATGGCTGCTCGACTTTCTCATCATCATCAACATCCTCTTCGCCCTGGTCATCCTGCTGACCACCATGTTCGTCAAGAAACCGCTCGACTTCTCCGTCTTCCCCTCGCTGCTGCTGGTCGCGACGCTGTTCCGGCTCGGTCTCAACGTCGCATCGACCCGGCTGGTGCTGGGGGAGGGCTACGCCGGCCAGGTGATCGCCGCGTTCGGGCATGTGGCCGTGGGCGGCTCGATGATCATCGGCGCCGTGGTGTTCCTGATCCTGGTCGTCATCCAGTTCGTGGTGGTCACCAAGGGCGCCGAGCGCGTTGCCGAAGTGGGCGCGCGCTTCACCCTCGACGCCATGCCCGGCAAGCAGATGGCCATCGACGCCGACCTGAACGCCGGCCTGATCACCGATACCCAGGCGCGCGAACGCCGCGCGGGAGTCGCGGCCGAGGCCGACTTCTACGGTGCCATGGACGGCTCGAGCAAGTTCGTCAAGGGTGACGCGATAGCCGGCATCATCATCATCATCATCAATATCGTCGGTGGAATCGCCATCGGCATGGTGCAGCGCGGCATGGACATCGGCGACGCCATCAACACCTACACGCTTCTGACGATCGGTGACGGTCTCGTCACGCAGATTCCGGCGCTGCTCATGGCGGTCTCCACGGGCATGATCGTGACCCGCTCGAATGTGGACACCGAGATGGGCTCGAGCGCATCCGCCCAGCTGACGCAGTCGCGCATGGCGTTGACCATTGCCGGATGCGCCGCGATAGTACTCGCGCTCATTCCCGGCATGCCCATGATCCCGTTCATTCTCGTGGGCGCATTCCTCATCATCGCCGCGCAACGCATGGACAAAGCGCGCCGGACAAAACAGGCTGCAGAGGAGTCCGCTGCCGCCGCAGGCAAGGGCACCTCGCCGTCGGAGACCACCGACGACCTGATCGAAGCGATGCGGGTGCACGCCGTGGAGATCCAGCTCGCGCCGGATCTCGTCGACCTCGTCTCGGGCGCATCAGAAGATCTTCTCGGTCGGGTGCGCGCGCTCAGGCGCAAGATCGCCATGGAGCTGGGCGTGGTGGTGCCGCCCGTGCGCACGCGCGACAGCGTGGACCTGCCCCCCTCCACCTATGTGATCCGCATCGCCGGGGTCGAATCGGGCCGCGGCATCGCTCCCGGCGGCAAGGTGCTGGCCCTCGGAGAGAACCTCGACGCGCTGCCCGGCACGGCCACTATCGAGCCGGTGTTCGGGCTCAACGGCAAATGGGTGCCCAACGAGATGCGGGCCGGCGCCGAAATGACCGGCGCAACGGTGATCGACAGGGTTTCCGTGCTCGTCACGCACCTCTCCTCGATCGTCACGGCGAATGCGGCACGACTGCTGACGCGCGAAGACGTGCGCGTGCTGACGGAGGGGGTCAAACAGATCAACCCCTCGGCCGTCGACGAGCTGGTTCCCGGCATCCTCTCCCTGGCGGAGGTGCAGCGCGTGCTGCAGGGCCTGCTCGTGGAGCAGATTCCCATCAACGACCTTCCGCGCATCTACGAGGCACTGCTGTTGAGGGCCAAGGTCTCCACCGATCCGGAGGGTCTCATCGAGGCCGCTCGAACGGCCCTCGGACCCGCCCTGATCGCGCAGTACCTCGACGGTGCACTGCTGCGCGTGATCATGATCGACCCGCTGCTGGAACAGAGCCTGCTCGAGGGAATGCGGCCGTCGGAAACCGGCACCCAGATCGTCATGGATCCCGCCCGCATCGATGCGGTGCTCGGTTCGCTGCGCACCGCTGTCGCCCAGGTTGAGGCGCAGGGGGTGACGGCCGTGCTCGTGTGCGCACCTGCGCTGAGACCGGCCATCCGCCGTCTTGTGGCGGGCCAGACGGGTGGAATGCCCGTGCTCTCCTATCAGGAGGTCACCTCGGCCGCCGTGAATATCGAGACCGTGGGGGTGGTTCGTGTCGCCGAGATTGCTGCAGCTTGA
- a CDS encoding carbon storage regulator — MLVLTRKPGEKILIGDDIVVTVLESRGDGIRIGIDAPRGISIQRAEVIKAVAEANLEAAHADVDAEAKLRSQLGLNRPSDSE; from the coding sequence GTGCTGGTATTGACGAGAAAACCGGGGGAGAAGATCCTCATCGGTGACGATATCGTCGTGACGGTACTCGAGTCGCGGGGCGACGGCATCCGCATCGGCATCGATGCGCCTCGCGGCATCAGCATTCAGCGCGCAGAGGTCATCAAGGCCGTCGCCGAAGCCAACCTTGAGGCGGCGCATGCCGATGTCGACGCCGAGGCAAAACTGCGCTCACAGCTCGGCCTGAACCGCCCGAGTGACAGCGAGTAA
- a CDS encoding zinc ribbon domain-containing protein codes for MKATPAEQNELLRLQSIDTGLQRLDHAARNLPQDAERTALEPQLATVRAKHAARTGELEDARIELRRVESDVEVVEARIDRDSGRLQQTASVKDIQGLETELASLRTRRSDLEEIELTVMERIEELEATLADIDEERTALTAQFDALESARSQELGVLDARRAALGDDRETVLRGIPTELVALYEKQRARYGTGAALLQRGVSLGSNTALNANDLDTIRRAAPDDVVLCPESSCILIRNEESGL; via the coding sequence GTGAAAGCAACCCCCGCCGAACAAAACGAACTCTTGCGCCTGCAATCGATCGACACGGGCCTGCAGCGCCTTGATCATGCGGCCAGAAATTTGCCCCAGGACGCCGAACGCACGGCGCTCGAGCCGCAACTGGCGACCGTTCGAGCCAAACATGCCGCGCGTACGGGTGAGCTGGAGGACGCGCGCATCGAGCTGCGGCGCGTAGAGTCCGACGTCGAGGTGGTCGAGGCGCGCATCGACCGCGACTCGGGCCGGTTGCAGCAGACCGCGTCGGTCAAGGACATTCAGGGCCTCGAAACCGAACTGGCGTCGCTGCGCACCCGCCGCTCCGATCTGGAGGAGATCGAGCTCACGGTGATGGAGCGCATCGAAGAACTCGAGGCCACCCTCGCCGACATCGACGAGGAGCGCACGGCACTCACGGCACAGTTTGACGCGCTCGAATCGGCCAGAAGCCAAGAATTGGGAGTGCTCGACGCGCGGCGTGCCGCGCTCGGTGACGATCGCGAAACGGTGCTGCGCGGTATCCCGACCGAGCTTGTCGCGTTGTATGAGAAGCAGCGTGCACGCTACGGAACGGGCGCGGCACTGTTGCAGCGCGGCGTCTCCCTGGGCAGCAACACCGCACTGAACGCGAACGACCTCGACACCATCCGCCGCGCGGCGCCCGACGACGTTGTGCTCTGCCCCGAGAGCAGTTGCATTCTCATCCGCAACGAGGAGTCCGGCCTGTAG